A window of Amaranthus tricolor cultivar Red isolate AtriRed21 chromosome 8, ASM2621246v1, whole genome shotgun sequence genomic DNA:
AAGATTAGTttaacatattattttatttttcatgacCCTGGCCGTGGCCCATGCCAGCCCGGGTCTAGATACGCCCCTGCCCACTAACATATGTTCATTCCAAAGgatagaaaaacaaaaacatgaaGGCTAACAACTTCAAGAGTTCTGAAGTAACTTGATGCTGGATGAATTTAGGAGGGaagtatatgaagtatgaatagagttaaaagaaaaattacgatgaataatacaatcttttacTGAATTCTCTACAATATCCTAACTTTTAATTGAACATGAATAATTCTAACTATAGCGGGTGCTTGCTGAGAATTGCACCAAGGTAATCTCTTACCTATACAACAagtcattttacataaaaaaaaaattaaagcaaatacaacattaaagtataaattaaagtaaatacaacattaaagtaaaaaaattgaaataacttaaaaatttaaaagagaaatcaaagtaagttatttttttgattttagcttttaatttttaatattttttatgtttattttatttctcctTTTTTTGTTGCAAATAAACTACAAAAACCGGTTACCATTTGGCAACAATGTTCTTGAGTAAGTGACCTTAAAATTGGTATCATAcatagttaatcaaaagttggaatattattataaaaaaatcaataaaaggttGAAATATTCAAGAGTAATTTTTACTAGAATTAAAATAAAGCTTGGAACGCACTAATGCTGAAAAGAACAAGTGTACTTGTTACTTGTTAGGCCTAGAGTGAATAGCCATCGAACATTTCAATTTGCCTAGTTTTAGTCATTTTACCACAAATATTCATTCCCCAATTGCATTAGTTTGGTTTATAAGGAGAGAAAATATCTAAAACAATCTTGAAAAAAGATTTACGTTTTTACGTTATGTTTTTCGGATCGGTTTGAAATTGTGGCTTTTTGTCCATATTGTttattacataattataaatcatttttgaaaTCGGGTCAAATTGGGTTCGTTATAAGGTCGAGTAAATTTCGGATCATCGAATCTATTTTGAACAACAACTGTTGGTGCCGTTGAACCAAAGACAGCCTAACAAGTGTGTGAATTTTCTACCGAAGGACCGAACTTTTAGTTATTGCTAATGTTGTACttcctttgattttatttacttGTAACATTTCTTCCCTACACATTGTTGCATGCActattttgatattttgtaTCTAGCTATGGATaagtaaaaactataaaaagtaaattttatgcATGTAAGCATTAAGAGAAATCAATTAAGTTGTTCCTTAGAAGTAAAATCTTAGGGCATGATATTTTCCTATCTTTACAAACAAATCTACAAAAAATTCTATTCACAATGTTCAGTAATTTGAATAACATCTAAGTATATGAAGGAAGAACACTTAAATATCATTAGGTTTCTGGGCTGCCTAGTTCCGGGTTTTAACAAAAAAGACATTATATcaacaaacaaagaaaatagaCGGTAAAAGGAAGATACAAGAAATTTCAATTCTTAAAAAGAAGATAAAccttgtatatgtgtatataattGTATACCTATAATGGGCTTTTTGACTCACCTGATTCGGCATATTGCTGCAGCCTCCTTCGACGTTTGTTATGAGCAGCAAGACGTCTACGACAACTGCGTTTGATGTCATCAAACTCACCCAACAGATGGAACCTGGCGATCCATTCACACGTAAAGATAGATAGAGCATTCATAAAACTTATAATCCCGATGAAAACAATCAAGGGAACAATGATAGTGGTTACAATTGGAAAAAACACAAGACAATTAGCTCAAAACCTTTAACCTAAAGGAAAGGTATTaatacatattcactcatcatcaccatcatcatcatcatgcccAATATCCCGCTCGAAGGCAGGGTCTGGGTGAGGGAAGGTAACAAACAATCTATACCCGTACTCCCTTCACAGGGAGGACTACAAGATGTGGACAATTTTACCCAAAAAAAGAAAGAGCCCAGCATAACGAGCAAATGAGTGACAACATTATCTCAAGAGTAAAACTACTCTCAGCCGAAACAGCACAAGCAAAAACTAGGTTCGAAACAGTACAAAAGAAGCGATGAGAAACAGAAAATCTATGCTTACTGCGTGgattcaaaaacaagaaaattcTTAAAAGAAAGATACCACAATCTGCCATGAAGTTGTTTGGACATTTATCTGATCTTGAGATAAAACAGTTTGTACTTTCATCTATATCAATACTTAAATGTATCGACGCAATCTGATTCTGCTTGAAATCCGGTATCAAAGAAAACTCTATCAAAAATGTTCTTAGAGGTTCTTTTCACAAAATTATCGCTCATTGAACGTATGGTAGCACTTAGAAATAAGGTTTCTTCCCAAATTGAATACTAATCTGGGCTAaataaaaaaccctaaaactatTTAAGGCTGCATCACAAAATTCCCATTACAACATGACAATGATTTGTGTTTCTGGTTGCAGTCAGAGCAGCATATTGTGGGTTTCTAAGTCTTAATTGTCTGGAGTTTTCTCCTAAGTTCTAATAGTTGTTTCTCGAAATAtaatcacaaaactgaatcACTATCATCATACACAATATATCCCGTTCCTAAGAGCTATGATGAGAGTCTGGGGAGGGTTGGTGATGGCAAACCATACCCTTATCAAACGAGATAAGGAGATTGCAGCCAGTGAAACCCCAGCTCGAATATGACCtgcaaatgaaaacaaagaCATATAACATGCCCCTCAGCTCGAAAATGACCggcaaatgaaaacaaagaCATATAACACGCCATAGGCAAGACAAAAACAACATACATTGCTTTATAAACAATCAAACAACAATAAGTAGAAAGAAAGCTATGAGCTATAAGAACAACCTGCTACATTGCTGACAAAATCTTTGCTCAATCCCATCAACAATAACTCTAGGAGTCTTTGTATGCAAATCACAAACCTTATGCCGTTTATAGTAACTTTTAAAAGAGCTAAGATCGGTGTTGCAACCTAGAACTTGACAACATTGAGATCGCATACTCAACAATGTTGATCGAGCTTTTTTCGATGGCGATGACGATATAGAAGACTCGGGTACATGAGTATTCATCAATTCATCACCTTTACCGATCCCACCATCTTCCAATCTACCCAATTTCAAATCAACAAGTGAAAAAACATTTGAAACTCTTGACCTACATTCTTTTTCTTCCCCACCAAGAGATGGGTGATTATCACTACCAATTTCATCACTAAAAAGTTCTCCACTTGGTTCCCCAGATATAGAATATGACTTCCTAATATCATCACCAAATCCCAAATCCAAAAAATCCATTCTCTCAAGAGCTTGAGTGTTAGAGATTAATGggtaattttcaaaattattaatgGGTTTGTTTTCACATCCCATCATTTTACTCTTACAATTATGAATATCAACTGGGAAATCTAGGTCTTCAGATAAACACACACCCTTTTCTTGTGACGCATATTTCCAAGAATCCATCAAAATAAACCTACATTTATcacaaaataacttaattaagcATCATTACAGCCACAGGTTGTATCATCTGAATTCATACAACTCAAATAGAAGTAATAGTCAAAATAAGCAAAAACCCACCATACAATACAAAGAATGAAATGAAACTACAATCACTATTATTTCATAATCCAATCCAAAACCCACTTTAATAcattgaaaaatattataaattaacaaaaaaccaATTCCTTAAATTGAgtgaaatgaagaaaaaattattcaataatgaaaaagtaaagaaaaaaatacatttaaatGGGTTTTCTGTGCATACCTTAATTACAAGGAAGCAGAGGAAGAAATGGTCAAATTTACAGTGtaagaaaagaaacaaaatggatttttctttctttttaaacctaaaaaatggggaaaaaaattaaattgggaaaaaggaagaagacaGAGCGGTGGAACCGAGTAGGGTCAGTGTGATTCTCACAAAATCTCAATGGGAAAGTATGTCTGAAGGATCAGAATTCAGAACTTATTTGTTTTCTATCATATTACTCACATTAATCACTTATAAAAGCAATTTCTGTTCATACTCATTcttaataaatgataaaaattagAGGTTACACAAgacaaaatagtaaatcaatttTCTAGCAGATTAAGGCCACCATTATATGGAAGCTTTTTGTAATCAAAATGTTGAAAGACATTAAATTAAAGTAATTCAaggtttgtttgttttatcaacAGCTAGTGTCAAAAGACTCAAATATCAACCCATAtgtattaaagattaatgtctatttatattatcttaatatttacatatgcagttttaatgcttattttcaatagcttaaatgtctacttagatcattcttaatacctacttacaatattttaaaaaatatataatggatcgCCCAATTAGAGCTTTgtgttgttttatttgtattttgtttttggaAATTACATGGATGACCTTGAATATTTGGCTTTTATCATATGATAGACAAACGTTTTTTTATCTATGTTGTGACTGTTTCTAATTTTTTCACTTGGTAAACAAAagttaaaagttttggttaattttacattattattattattattattattattattattattattattattattcaccaTAACGAATTTTTTTTCGTAAAAATAAACAAtctgattatttttaaaagggaactttataaaaaaatttactcaAAATGAGTACTTAATTTTACAAAGAAATTAACATTTATATCTCTTTATGTAGAACTAGTGTAAAAA
This region includes:
- the LOC130821398 gene encoding squamosa promoter-binding-like protein 6, with amino-acid sequence MDSWKYASQEKGVCLSEDLDFPVDIHNCKSKMMGCENKPINNFENYPLISNTQALERMDFLDLGFGDDIRKSYSISGEPSGELFSDEIGSDNHPSLGGEEKECRSRVSNVFSLVDLKLGRLEDGGIGKGDELMNTHVPESSISSSPSKKARSTLLSMRSQCCQVLGCNTDLSSFKSYYKRHKVCDLHTKTPRVIVDGIEQRFCQQCSRFHLLGEFDDIKRSCRRRLAAHNKRRRRLQQYAESGAGIMNFSSSLAFPEGIPSSYLSPTKYEEGIENSVKSSNFVLQMGCVEEKKESIPSNVKGDIFGLMKSTIENFSIQPSSRALSLLSTQSHNFSSPLLETTSTSRVYEPGTYSMKTNECGSTTINPSHGDTVGLHPKSRGIILNLLQLSSRLQKVEQERHLTDDEAG